One genomic segment of Pandoraea sputorum includes these proteins:
- the kynB gene encoding arylformamidase, whose product MNVSNAPEAPNAAATTTERRVWDISPPLSADTPVWPGDTPLTEEAVWQIGPGCPVNVGRITLSPHTGAHADAPRHYDDTGVCIGEVDIQTYLGPCRVIHCIGASPVVTPEMVAPHLANVPPRVLLRTYTQAPVSRWDSEFCAVAPETIDLLASHGVKLVGIDTPSLDPQQSKTMDAHHRIRAHRMAILEGLVLDAITPADYELIALPLKFMRLDASPVRAVLRAL is encoded by the coding sequence ATGAACGTTTCAAACGCTCCGGAAGCTCCGAATGCAGCAGCCACCACGACCGAGCGCCGTGTGTGGGACATCAGCCCGCCGTTGTCCGCAGACACGCCCGTATGGCCCGGCGACACGCCGCTGACCGAGGAAGCTGTGTGGCAGATCGGTCCCGGCTGCCCGGTCAACGTGGGCCGCATCACGCTCTCACCGCACACCGGCGCGCATGCCGATGCGCCGCGTCATTACGACGACACGGGCGTTTGCATTGGCGAAGTCGACATTCAGACGTATCTGGGGCCGTGCCGGGTGATCCATTGCATCGGGGCGTCGCCAGTCGTCACGCCTGAGATGGTCGCGCCGCACCTCGCGAACGTTCCGCCGCGCGTGCTGTTGCGCACGTACACACAAGCGCCGGTCTCGCGCTGGGACAGCGAGTTTTGCGCTGTCGCACCGGAGACGATTGATTTGCTGGCGTCGCACGGCGTGAAGCTCGTGGGCATCGATACGCCCTCACTCGATCCGCAGCAGAGCAAGACGATGGACGCCCATCACCGCATTCGTGCGCATCGCATGGCGATCCTCGAAGGGCTGGTCCTCGATGCCATCACGCCAGCCGACTACGAACTCATCGCACTGCCGCTGAAGTTCATGCGGCTCGATGCGAGTCCGGTGCGCGCAGTGCTTCGCGCACTCTGA
- a CDS encoding MarR family winged helix-turn-helix transcriptional regulator, whose product MSATRPTSPASSDTPFVDDYLLYLLARASALVSDEFHREVAAADLGVLEWRVLATLSDGQARTINQLADIVLAKQPTVTKVIDRLEASGDVVRGESATDRRQSLVSLTDAGVAHVTPLLAGARRHEASVLARFGETQSAQLKEALRELIHQMAHRR is encoded by the coding sequence ATGTCCGCTACGCGGCCGACCTCTCCGGCTTCGTCCGACACACCGTTCGTCGACGACTATCTGCTGTATCTGCTCGCCCGCGCGAGCGCGCTCGTGTCGGACGAGTTTCACCGCGAAGTGGCTGCCGCCGATCTGGGCGTGCTGGAGTGGCGCGTGCTGGCCACGTTGTCCGACGGGCAGGCGCGCACCATCAATCAACTGGCCGACATCGTGCTCGCCAAGCAGCCGACCGTCACCAAGGTCATCGATCGGCTCGAAGCATCGGGCGACGTCGTTCGGGGCGAGAGCGCCACCGACCGTCGGCAATCGCTGGTCTCACTCACCGATGCGGGCGTCGCCCATGTCACCCCGTTACTGGCGGGTGCGCGACGTCACGAGGCGAGTGTGCTCGCGCGATTCGGCGAGACGCAGTCGGCACAACTCAAGGAAGCGCTGCGCGAGCTCATCCACCAGATGGCGCATCGACGTTAG
- a CDS encoding flavin reductase family protein: MNANRASAPDFDSAAFRSALGQFATGVTVITTRADDGSLIGITASSFNSVSLTPPLILWSLATRAGSMPVFRENTHYAVNVLAADQLDLCKRFATMKGDRFAGVPYTLSASGTPVLDGALAWFECHNRSRYDEGDHVIFVGEVERCGVHTDVAERMPLIFHAGGFHKPQSLG; the protein is encoded by the coding sequence GTGAACGCCAATCGCGCTTCGGCGCCTGATTTCGACAGTGCAGCTTTTCGCAGTGCGCTCGGTCAATTTGCGACCGGTGTCACCGTGATCACCACGCGGGCCGACGACGGCTCGCTCATCGGCATCACCGCCAGTTCGTTCAACTCGGTGTCGCTCACGCCGCCGCTCATCTTGTGGAGTCTTGCCACACGCGCGGGCAGCATGCCCGTGTTCCGTGAGAACACACATTACGCCGTGAACGTGCTCGCTGCCGATCAGCTCGATCTGTGCAAGCGCTTCGCGACGATGAAGGGCGACCGGTTCGCGGGCGTGCCGTACACGCTGTCGGCATCGGGCACGCCGGTGCTGGACGGCGCGCTTGCCTGGTTCGAATGCCACAACCGCAGCCGTTACGACGAAGGCGATCACGTCATCTTCGTGGGTGAGGTGGAGCGTTGCGGCGTGCATACGGATGTTGCAGAGCGCATGCCCCTGATCTTCCACGCAGGCGGCTTCCACAAACCGCAATCGTTGGGCTGA
- a CDS encoding peptidase M29: MLIERIEHKWIDVFAETLRRCDIRPGDVVAIVAETQSRPVNVELAQLAAEALGARPFRLVVPSARVSAPVPVRSTGASDALGQLAPVVAALKAATLVVDCTVEGLLHAPELPEILGGGARVLMVSNEHPEILERCATDPALEPKVRAAIKRLRSAAEMHVTSAAGTDLRIGLRDARVGGVWGWCAKPGQVAHWPGGLALAFPAAHSVNGQLVLAPGDINLTFKQYLRDRIALTVEDDYVVAIDGEGVDVDLMRDYFAAWGDREAYAVSHVGFGLNPRARWDALACYDKRDCNGTEQRAFAGNFLYSTGANEVAGRHTLGHFDLPLRKCTVALDGDVVVREGQLQGEFAS, from the coding sequence ATGCTGATCGAGCGAATCGAGCATAAGTGGATCGACGTATTTGCCGAGACCTTGCGGCGCTGCGACATACGACCCGGTGATGTGGTGGCGATTGTAGCTGAAACGCAATCCCGGCCTGTCAACGTGGAATTGGCGCAGTTGGCCGCCGAGGCGCTTGGCGCAAGGCCGTTCCGGCTGGTCGTACCCAGTGCGCGTGTCAGTGCGCCGGTGCCTGTGCGCTCGACCGGGGCAAGCGACGCGCTGGGGCAACTGGCCCCTGTCGTGGCGGCCCTCAAGGCGGCGACGCTCGTCGTCGATTGCACCGTCGAAGGCCTGTTACACGCCCCCGAACTGCCCGAGATTCTGGGCGGTGGCGCGCGCGTGCTGATGGTGTCGAACGAACATCCCGAGATTCTGGAGCGCTGCGCCACCGACCCGGCGCTGGAGCCGAAAGTGCGCGCTGCGATCAAGCGTTTGCGCAGTGCAGCAGAAATGCACGTGACGTCTGCGGCCGGTACCGATTTGCGCATCGGACTTCGCGACGCGCGTGTGGGTGGCGTCTGGGGCTGGTGCGCCAAACCGGGGCAGGTCGCGCATTGGCCCGGTGGCCTCGCGCTGGCGTTTCCCGCCGCGCATAGTGTCAACGGCCAGCTCGTGCTCGCACCGGGCGACATCAATCTCACCTTCAAACAATACTTGCGCGATCGCATTGCGCTCACCGTCGAGGACGACTATGTCGTGGCCATCGACGGAGAGGGCGTGGACGTCGATCTGATGCGCGACTACTTCGCCGCGTGGGGCGACCGCGAGGCGTACGCCGTGTCGCACGTCGGCTTCGGCCTGAACCCGCGCGCCCGCTGGGATGCACTCGCCTGCTACGACAAGCGCGATTGCAACGGCACGGAGCAGCGCGCCTTCGCAGGCAACTTCCTTTATTCGACAGGGGCCAACGAGGTCGCGGGACGCCACACGTTGGGTCACTTCGATTTGCCGCTGCGCAAATGCACGGTCGCGCTCGACGGCGACGTCGTGGTGCGCGAAGGGCAACTGCAAGGCGAATTCGCATCATGA
- a CDS encoding alpha/beta fold hydrolase, with product MTSPTMAVPACPAYRESGDGPLTLVLLHGIGGNRHVWPAQFDTFVAAGYRVVAWDMPGYGDSAMPAEPTMEALADSLLALLDTLRSTSPVSDAPRFVLVGHSMGGMVVQELMARGAPATRDVAGLVLCGTSPAFGKPDGDFQREFVRQRTAPLDAGKTLREMAEAIVPGMLGEPDDVTRASAHTLAVDAMGALTPPAYRAALQALVGFEQRAALARLSVPVLLIAGEHDSNAPPKVMARMAASIPDARYVCLPGAGHLMNLTHPAAFDAEVRSFLATL from the coding sequence ATGACGTCGCCGACGATGGCCGTGCCTGCCTGTCCCGCCTATCGCGAGTCCGGCGACGGCCCACTCACGCTCGTGCTGCTGCATGGCATCGGCGGCAACCGTCACGTCTGGCCCGCGCAGTTCGACACGTTCGTCGCTGCCGGTTACCGCGTCGTAGCGTGGGACATGCCGGGCTACGGCGACAGCGCCATGCCAGCCGAACCGACGATGGAGGCGCTCGCCGATAGCCTTCTTGCGTTGCTCGATACGTTGCGTTCGACGTCGCCTGTATCCGATGCACCACGCTTTGTCCTTGTCGGACACAGCATGGGCGGCATGGTCGTGCAGGAGCTGATGGCGCGCGGCGCACCCGCGACTCGCGACGTCGCTGGCCTCGTGCTGTGCGGCACGTCACCGGCTTTCGGCAAGCCTGACGGCGACTTCCAGCGCGAGTTCGTGCGTCAGCGCACGGCGCCGCTCGACGCGGGCAAGACCCTGCGCGAGATGGCCGAAGCGATCGTGCCGGGCATGCTCGGCGAGCCTGATGACGTGACACGCGCGAGCGCACACACACTGGCCGTCGACGCGATGGGCGCGCTCACGCCGCCCGCCTATCGCGCTGCATTGCAGGCACTCGTCGGCTTCGAGCAGCGCGCGGCATTGGCGCGCCTGAGCGTGCCGGTGTTGCTGATCGCAGGTGAACACGACAGCAACGCGCCGCCGAAAGTGATGGCGCGCATGGCCGCGTCGATTCCCGACGCGCGCTACGTCTGCCTGCCCGGCGCAGGCCATCTTATGAATCTGACACACCCGGCCGCCTTCGACGCCGAGGTGCGCTCCTTCCTCGCAACGCTCTAG
- a CDS encoding acyl-CoA dehydrogenase family protein, with translation MAYQPPSIVGEHFPLTDKQRRLLALAEQVGRESLAPRAARWDREASFPFENYDDMRAAGLLKLCIPEEDGGLGADFATYMMVSAELGRHCGATALTFNMHTCSMMWTGILSDDLDMTPEQRAEHAGYRKHHFERVIQDGAIYAQPFSEGSAAAAGKAPFGTTATKVDGGWMINGRKIFASLSGAANYYGVLCTEDKPELSMKDTFYIAVPGDAPGVTVTGDWDPLGMRGTVSRTLLFKDVFVPDELQLMPRGVYYQAASRWPHMFMTLAPTYMGIAQAAYDFTVKYLRGEAEGMGAPVKRRMYPTKQIAVAQMHIMLEQTRALFLRALQDGRADPGKEARLRAYAAQYTIMENANELCRLAIRTCGGQSMLKTLPLERMYRDSRCGALMLPWTAELCLDRIGREALYEPGERDE, from the coding sequence GTGGCCTATCAGCCTCCCTCGATCGTCGGCGAGCACTTCCCGCTCACGGACAAGCAGCGGCGCCTGCTGGCGCTGGCAGAACAGGTCGGCCGCGAGTCGCTCGCCCCGCGCGCCGCGCGGTGGGACCGCGAAGCGTCGTTCCCGTTCGAGAACTACGACGACATGCGCGCCGCAGGCCTGCTGAAGTTGTGCATTCCGGAAGAAGACGGCGGGCTGGGGGCCGACTTCGCCACGTACATGATGGTGTCCGCCGAGTTGGGCCGCCATTGCGGCGCGACCGCGCTCACGTTCAACATGCACACCTGCTCGATGATGTGGACCGGCATTCTGTCGGACGATCTCGACATGACGCCCGAGCAACGCGCTGAGCATGCGGGCTATCGCAAGCATCATTTCGAGCGTGTGATTCAGGACGGTGCGATCTACGCGCAACCGTTCTCCGAAGGCAGTGCGGCAGCCGCCGGTAAGGCCCCGTTCGGCACCACGGCGACGAAGGTCGATGGCGGCTGGATGATCAACGGCCGTAAGATCTTTGCGTCGCTCTCGGGCGCAGCCAACTACTACGGCGTACTGTGCACGGAAGACAAGCCCGAGCTGTCGATGAAGGACACGTTCTACATCGCCGTGCCGGGCGACGCCCCGGGCGTGACCGTCACCGGAGACTGGGATCCGCTCGGCATGCGTGGCACCGTCTCGCGTACGCTGCTCTTCAAGGACGTCTTCGTCCCGGACGAACTGCAACTGATGCCGCGCGGCGTCTACTATCAGGCGGCGAGCCGCTGGCCGCACATGTTCATGACGCTCGCGCCGACCTATATGGGGATCGCGCAGGCGGCGTACGACTTCACCGTCAAGTACTTGCGTGGCGAAGCCGAAGGCATGGGCGCGCCGGTCAAGCGGCGCATGTATCCGACCAAGCAGATCGCCGTCGCGCAAATGCACATCATGCTGGAGCAAACGCGGGCGCTGTTCCTGCGGGCTTTGCAGGACGGTCGAGCCGATCCGGGCAAGGAAGCCCGTTTGCGCGCGTATGCAGCGCAGTACACGATCATGGAAAATGCCAACGAGTTGTGCCGTCTCGCGATTCGCACGTGCGGCGGCCAGTCGATGCTCAAGACCTTGCCGCTCGAACGCATGTATCGCGATTCGCGTTGCGGCGCGCTGATGTTGCCGTGGACGGCCGAGCTGTGCCTCGACCGCATCGGCCGTGAGGCGTTGTACGAGCCGGGCGAGCGCGACGAGTAA
- a CDS encoding class I adenylate-forming enzyme family protein has product MTPFVEALARHARATPKRLALRCGFGDEALTTDYAALWRRVERVGGHLRETWRIAPGDRVACLGLNDELQLALLFACARAGAIFLPLNFRLAVPELAAIVRHAGVRVLWFDATHRDAARQIRDLLEQDAITDLPPPAIAPIDGLIAVPSVKPVDYPDVPADAPVLLAYTSGTTGEPKGALHTQAGLLANAQASWWSHDMRADDHILSTLPMFHVGGLCIQTLPALLCGASVTLHPRFDPGAWLADVARHRPTLSLMVPATMRAVQTHPAWSATDLSSLRGVMAGSSVVPMSAIDAFHARGIPLGQVYGATETGPVSIALRFGEAKAHPGAVGRACPGVEVRLVDPAGQDVAPGDVGEILVRAPNVMREYWRAPDHVSFNDGWFHSGDLARLREDGCFEVVGRSKDMIISGGENIYPAEIENALVDCPGVLEASVVGVPDERWGEVPVAVVVATPQAGATQTSVLDFLGTRIARFKLPRRVVIFENLPKSALGKVQKPILIEWLSDATNSQMTTKSR; this is encoded by the coding sequence TTGACGCCTTTTGTAGAAGCGCTTGCCCGTCATGCGCGCGCCACGCCCAAACGGCTGGCGCTACGCTGCGGTTTCGGTGACGAAGCCCTCACGACTGATTACGCCGCGTTGTGGCGCCGTGTCGAGCGTGTTGGCGGTCATCTTCGCGAGACGTGGCGCATTGCGCCAGGCGACCGCGTCGCCTGTCTCGGTCTGAACGACGAATTGCAACTGGCGCTGCTCTTTGCCTGCGCGCGCGCCGGTGCCATCTTTCTACCGTTGAACTTTCGGCTTGCCGTGCCGGAGCTGGCCGCCATCGTGCGTCATGCGGGCGTGCGCGTGCTGTGGTTCGACGCCACACATCGCGACGCAGCACGTCAGATTCGCGATCTGCTCGAACAGGACGCCATCACCGATTTGCCACCGCCAGCCATCGCGCCCATCGACGGCCTGATTGCGGTGCCGTCGGTCAAGCCGGTCGACTACCCGGACGTGCCGGCCGATGCCCCGGTGCTGCTCGCCTACACATCCGGCACGACCGGCGAACCCAAGGGCGCGTTGCATACGCAGGCCGGGCTGCTGGCCAATGCGCAGGCGAGCTGGTGGTCGCACGATATGCGGGCCGACGATCACATTCTTTCGACGCTGCCGATGTTTCACGTCGGCGGTCTGTGCATTCAGACGCTGCCCGCGCTGCTCTGCGGTGCGAGCGTCACCTTGCATCCGCGCTTCGACCCGGGGGCGTGGCTTGCCGACGTCGCACGGCATCGTCCGACACTCTCGCTGATGGTGCCCGCCACCATGCGTGCCGTGCAGACGCACCCCGCGTGGAGCGCGACCGATCTCTCCTCGCTGCGGGGGGTGATGGCGGGATCGAGCGTCGTGCCGATGTCCGCTATCGACGCCTTCCACGCGCGCGGTATTCCGCTCGGGCAGGTGTATGGCGCAACGGAGACGGGGCCGGTGTCCATCGCATTGCGCTTCGGCGAGGCGAAGGCGCATCCCGGTGCGGTGGGGCGTGCGTGCCCCGGCGTGGAAGTACGTTTGGTCGACCCGGCCGGGCAGGACGTGGCACCCGGCGACGTCGGCGAAATTCTCGTGCGGGCACCGAACGTGATGCGCGAATACTGGCGTGCGCCCGATCATGTGTCGTTCAACGACGGTTGGTTCCACTCCGGCGATCTGGCACGCCTGCGCGAAGACGGTTGCTTCGAAGTCGTCGGCCGCAGCAAGGACATGATCATCTCGGGCGGCGAGAACATCTATCCCGCCGAAATCGAGAACGCGCTGGTCGATTGCCCTGGCGTGCTCGAAGCGTCAGTCGTCGGCGTGCCGGACGAACGCTGGGGCGAAGTGCCCGTGGCCGTCGTCGTGGCAACACCACAAGCGGGTGCGACGCAGACCTCCGTACTCGACTTTCTCGGCACACGCATCGCGCGCTTCAAACTGCCGCGACGCGTCGTCATTTTTGAGAACCTGCCCAAGAGCGCACTTGGGAAAGTGCAAAAACCGATTCTCATCGAGTGGCTATCGGACGCTACGAATTCGCAAATGACTACCAAGAGTCGCTAA
- a CDS encoding IclR family transcriptional regulator, whose product MDTTEAHSVSERVLQVLVTVARHGRPIAAREIAAQTSLPLSTVYRHLVPLKKWGLVQEHAHEALYEPGPVGVQLAWGFDHNSHLVTQAREEIDALVQRTGETVGLLVAANGQVVCLDMHESEQSLRCSFAKGRAHPLVHGASAKALLSFLPQTTRENLIGRQLAGQPVAQERLAAQIEEIRKQRYAVSESEVDFGVWGVSAPVFAAKERLEGTITLMAPAVRVAQRHEELIRLTVAAAERISNRLQYF is encoded by the coding sequence ATGGACACCACCGAAGCTCATTCGGTCTCCGAGCGCGTACTGCAAGTCCTCGTGACTGTAGCGCGTCATGGACGCCCGATCGCGGCACGCGAGATCGCCGCGCAAACGAGCCTGCCGCTCTCTACGGTTTACCGCCACCTCGTTCCGCTCAAGAAGTGGGGGCTGGTACAAGAGCATGCCCATGAGGCGCTCTACGAACCGGGTCCGGTCGGCGTGCAATTGGCGTGGGGTTTCGACCACAACTCGCATCTTGTGACTCAGGCACGTGAAGAGATCGACGCTCTCGTGCAGCGCACCGGGGAGACGGTCGGTCTGCTCGTCGCCGCCAACGGTCAGGTCGTCTGCCTCGACATGCATGAGAGCGAGCAATCGCTGCGTTGCTCGTTCGCGAAAGGCCGCGCGCATCCGCTGGTGCATGGCGCTTCGGCCAAGGCCTTGCTCTCCTTCCTGCCCCAGACCACCCGCGAGAATCTGATTGGCCGTCAACTGGCCGGCCAGCCGGTCGCGCAGGAGCGTCTGGCCGCGCAGATCGAAGAGATTCGCAAGCAACGGTATGCCGTGTCGGAGAGCGAAGTGGATTTCGGCGTCTGGGGTGTGTCGGCCCCGGTCTTTGCCGCGAAGGAACGTCTGGAGGGCACCATCACGCTGATGGCGCCGGCCGTGCGTGTGGCGCAGCGCCACGAAGAGCTGATCCGCCTCACGGTGGCGGCAGCCGAGCGTATTTCGAATCGATTGCAGTACTTTTAA
- a CDS encoding transporter substrate-binding domain-containing protein: MKLRHILFTMALAVTCSSKVFAADDVLRVATDATFPPFEYVDNGKRTGFDVEMIEALGKAMGKKVEWTDIDFKGLIPAVLSKRVDVAASAIYITDERLKAVNFTHPYYTGGLAIMVKADNTSIKEPADLNGKKVSVQVGTKSVQFLTENYPKVSRVEVEKNDQMFELVKIGRADAAVTGKPAALLYAKANPSVKVLDKTLTVERYGFALRKEDKALTEEMNKALEKVRADGTYAALVTKYFGSSK; encoded by the coding sequence ATGAAATTGCGTCACATCCTGTTCACGATGGCGCTGGCCGTCACCTGCTCGAGCAAGGTCTTCGCTGCTGACGACGTGCTGCGTGTTGCCACCGACGCCACGTTCCCCCCGTTTGAATACGTGGATAACGGCAAGCGCACCGGCTTCGACGTCGAAATGATCGAAGCGCTGGGCAAGGCGATGGGCAAGAAGGTCGAGTGGACCGATATCGACTTCAAGGGGCTGATCCCGGCCGTGCTGTCCAAGCGTGTCGACGTGGCCGCTTCGGCCATCTACATCACCGACGAACGCCTCAAGGCCGTGAACTTCACGCACCCGTACTACACCGGCGGTCTGGCCATCATGGTCAAGGCTGATAACACCAGCATCAAGGAACCTGCCGATCTGAACGGCAAGAAGGTGTCGGTGCAGGTCGGTACGAAGTCGGTGCAGTTCCTGACGGAAAACTACCCGAAGGTCTCGCGCGTGGAAGTCGAGAAGAACGACCAGATGTTCGAACTCGTGAAGATCGGCCGTGCCGACGCCGCTGTGACGGGCAAGCCGGCGGCGCTGCTGTACGCAAAGGCCAACCCGAGCGTCAAGGTGCTCGACAAGACCCTGACCGTCGAGCGTTATGGCTTCGCACTGCGCAAGGAAGACAAGGCGCTGACCGAAGAAATGAACAAGGCGCTGGAAAAGGTGCGTGCTGACGGCACCTACGCCGCGCTGGTGACGAAGTACTTCGGCAGCTCGAAGTAA
- a CDS encoding amino acid ABC transporter permease, whose product MELDFSPVWANWTDLARGALVTVEVTACALALGCVLGLLVGMGRLNPANRIRYGICTAYVTFIRGTPLLVQLFILFFGLPQFNILLPAFVCGVLGLGIYSGAYVSEIVRGAIQSIERGQMEAARSLGMPYGQAMRSVILPQAVVRMIPPLGNEFIALIKNSALVSLLTIHDVMHEGQKIISVSYRSLEVYLAIAFVYLILTGVTTLLLQRAEKSLRAGGAVQ is encoded by the coding sequence ATGGAACTCGATTTTTCGCCGGTGTGGGCAAACTGGACGGACCTGGCGCGTGGCGCGCTGGTGACCGTCGAAGTCACCGCCTGCGCCCTGGCCCTGGGCTGTGTCCTGGGTTTGCTGGTCGGCATGGGCCGACTCAATCCGGCCAACCGCATTCGCTACGGCATCTGTACCGCTTACGTCACGTTCATTCGTGGCACGCCGCTGCTGGTGCAGCTCTTCATCCTGTTCTTTGGTCTGCCTCAGTTCAATATTCTGCTGCCGGCGTTTGTGTGCGGCGTGCTGGGTCTGGGCATCTACAGCGGAGCTTATGTCTCGGAAATCGTGCGTGGCGCCATCCAGTCGATCGAGCGCGGTCAGATGGAAGCCGCCCGCTCGCTCGGCATGCCTTACGGTCAGGCCATGCGCTCGGTGATTCTGCCGCAGGCAGTGGTGCGCATGATCCCGCCGCTGGGTAACGAATTCATTGCGCTGATCAAGAACTCCGCCCTTGTGTCGCTGCTCACAATTCATGACGTGATGCACGAAGGTCAGAAGATCATCAGCGTGTCGTATCGCTCGCTGGAAGTGTATCTGGCGATTGCATTTGTTTATCTGATTCTGACCGGTGTCACCACGCTGCTGCTGCAGCGCGCCGAGAAGTCCCTGCGTGCCGGAGGTGCCGTGCAATGA
- a CDS encoding amino acid ABC transporter ATP-binding protein: MSEVKTTNGAPILKIEGLGKAYGSHQVLKGIDFEVQPRQVVVVIGPSGSGKSTFLRCCNGLETAEQGTIEIVGKKLVDHGKMMGENALNHLRTEVGMVFQSFNLFPHLTVLDNVTLAPRKLRGMKSADAEKLARELLTKVGLSAKADVYPGTLSGGQKQRVAIARALAMQPQVMLFDEPTSALDPELVGEVLQVMKALANDGMTMLVVTHEMGFAREVADVVVVMDQGRIIEAGSPEQIFTAPREARTREFLQAVISRSA, encoded by the coding sequence ATGAGCGAAGTGAAGACAACCAACGGCGCCCCGATCCTGAAGATCGAAGGGCTGGGCAAGGCTTACGGCAGCCATCAGGTGCTCAAGGGCATCGACTTCGAAGTGCAACCGCGTCAGGTCGTCGTGGTCATCGGCCCGAGCGGTTCGGGCAAGAGCACGTTCCTGCGTTGCTGCAACGGTCTGGAAACGGCCGAGCAAGGCACGATCGAGATCGTCGGCAAGAAGCTCGTCGATCACGGCAAGATGATGGGCGAGAACGCACTGAATCACCTGCGCACGGAAGTGGGCATGGTGTTCCAGTCGTTCAACCTGTTCCCTCATCTGACGGTGCTCGATAACGTGACGCTCGCACCGCGCAAGCTGCGCGGCATGAAGAGCGCCGACGCCGAAAAGCTCGCTCGCGAACTGCTCACCAAGGTGGGCCTCTCCGCGAAGGCGGACGTCTACCCGGGCACACTGTCGGGTGGTCAGAAACAGCGCGTGGCGATTGCTCGCGCGCTCGCTATGCAGCCGCAGGTCATGCTGTTCGACGAACCGACGTCGGCGCTCGATCCGGAACTGGTCGGCGAAGTGCTGCAAGTCATGAAAGCGCTCGCGAACGACGGGATGACGATGCTCGTCGTCACGCACGAAATGGGCTTCGCTCGCGAGGTCGCCGACGTGGTCGTCGTGATGGACCAGGGCCGCATCATCGAAGCCGGTTCGCCGGAGCAGATTTTCACTGCGCCGCGCGAAGCGCGTACGCGTGAATTCCTGCAAGCGGTCATTTCGCGTTCGGCATAA
- the hutG gene encoding formimidoylglutamase has product MTIDRAVWQGRVDTGETGHTLRLHQVLRDYDACEASEVAGGAVVLGFCSDEGVRRNHGRQGAVAGPDMLRRALASLPVQGTPSVFDGGNVVCADERLEAAQAALGHRVAEVLAAGARPVVLGGGHEIAYGTFLGVAEHYGDRLRDEPILILNFDAHFDLRAQPTASSGTPFWQISQLLAGRQAPFHYACLGVSRYSNTDALFERATALNVDYWLDSTMLAHRLPEMCDQLEKKLAKVSHVYLTIDMDVLPGEKAPGVSAPAAHGVAFEVVEALIGVVRRSGKLRVADIAEYNPTYDRDGLTARVGARLLHPLITQLPG; this is encoded by the coding sequence ATGACAATCGATCGAGCGGTCTGGCAAGGCCGTGTGGATACCGGCGAAACAGGCCACACGCTGCGTCTGCATCAGGTGCTGCGCGACTACGATGCTTGCGAAGCATCGGAAGTGGCGGGCGGCGCGGTGGTGCTGGGCTTTTGCAGTGACGAAGGCGTGCGCCGTAATCATGGACGTCAGGGCGCGGTGGCCGGACCCGACATGCTGCGCCGGGCATTGGCGAGTCTGCCCGTGCAGGGCACGCCGTCCGTGTTCGACGGTGGCAACGTCGTGTGTGCCGACGAACGGCTCGAAGCTGCGCAGGCGGCGCTGGGCCATCGCGTCGCCGAAGTCTTGGCGGCAGGGGCGCGTCCGGTGGTGCTGGGCGGCGGCCACGAGATCGCGTACGGCACGTTCCTTGGCGTGGCGGAACACTACGGTGACCGTCTGCGCGACGAGCCGATTCTGATTCTCAATTTTGACGCCCACTTCGATCTGCGCGCACAGCCCACGGCCAGCTCCGGCACGCCGTTCTGGCAGATCTCGCAGTTGCTGGCGGGGCGTCAGGCACCGTTCCACTACGCGTGTCTCGGTGTAAGCCGTTACAGCAACACCGACGCGCTGTTCGAGCGCGCTACCGCGCTGAACGTCGACTACTGGCTCGACTCGACGATGCTCGCGCACCGTCTGCCGGAAATGTGCGACCAGTTGGAGAAGAAGCTGGCGAAGGTGAGCCACGTCTATCTGACCATCGACATGGACGTGCTGCCCGGCGAGAAGGCCCCGGGCGTGTCGGCACCGGCAGCGCACGGCGTGGCGTTCGAAGTGGTGGAAGCGCTCATCGGCGTGGTGCGTCGTTCGGGCAAGCTGCGCGTGGCGGATATCGCAGAGTACAACCCGACATACGACCGCGACGGCCTCACGGCACGTGTCGGTGCACGTCTGCTGCATCCGCTGATCACCCAGTTGCCGGGCTGA